TACATTGATGCCCATCACCTTTGCTTCAAGCTCGTTCTCACGAATTGCCTGTAGGGCGAGTCCCACCTTCGATTTCGTTATCAGGTAGATTATAACGACCGCAGCAACCGCTATAAGTAGAATGACATAATACTCATACATGATATAATTCGTTATCGTTACGGGAATCAATCTCTTCGCGGGGATACCATCCCAGCCTCCGGTAAGCCACGAAAGCTCCGTGGTTATTGTATGAGCTATAATCGCAAACCCGAAGGTCACCATGGCGAGGAACCACTCTCTCATCCTTATACAGGTTAAGCCTATCAAAACACCTATAAACGCAGCGAATAAACCTCCAACAGGTATTGCCGCAATCGGTGGCATACCAAGAGTATTTGCTACTATCGCCGACACATAACCCCCGATACCGAAAAAAGCTGCATGCCCCAGAGAAGCCTGACCTGAAAGAGCAAGCAGGTTCCACGCTGATGAGTATATGATAAACACAAGCATTATAATCAAAACCGTCAACAAATACTGATTGATTCCAAAGATTAAGGGTATCAGAAATGCAAGGATCAGTGAAATAATTCCTGTCCAGGTTTTCATATTCATGTTCATGTTCATCCTAACTAATTTCATCTTATCTCTTATCCTACTCTCTATGCTACTCTCCTTTCTCCCCGAATATGCCTGTCGGTTTTATTACGAGAACTATAATCAGGATAAAGAAAGCTATCGTATCCTTCCATGCGGTGAACGACATCGAAACGCCGAGTAAACCTGCAAAGGATTGCATGAATAATGGCACTACGTTTTCTGCTATACCCAAAGTCAGACCGGCAACAATAGCTCCGGGTATGCTGCCAAGCCCACCGATGATGACCACAGCAAAAGCTTTTATTGCCGGTATGGAGCCCATATACGGGTCCACTATCTGACCACTTATCAACCATAAGCTACCTGCTGCAGCCGCAAGCGCGGAACCCAACGCAAAACTGAGCATGTCCATCCGCTCCACGTTAATGCCCATTAAAGCAGCCGCATCGCGGTTCTGGCTTGTAGCACGCATCGCTCTCCCGATGGTGGTCCTTTTCATGAAGAGTTGAAAGGCAATCAGAAATACGATTGTAAATAGGATAATAATGATATAATCCAGTGGCAGCCGAACGGAGCCCACAGAAACGGACACATTGCTGTATGGACTATGAATAGACCTTGAGTCCGTTGTCCATAACAAAGCCGCTAAATTCTGAAACAGATAAATCAACCCAAGACTAAGAAAGATCTCGTTTAACTTCCCTGTACCCTTTATCGGGCGGAAGCAAAGCCGTTCAATGAAAACACCGATAATACCCAGAAGAATCATGGCTAAAACAATAATTAGATAGGGGTTAACCCCCGAAAGGGTGTAGATCCAGAATGCAGCATAGGCACCAAGCATCAACAACTCTCCGTGTGCGAAGTTCACGACCTTCATAACGCCAAAAATCAGGTTCAGTCCTATCGCTAAGAGAATGTAAATGCAGCCAGCGTACAGACCCCATACCAAGATCTGTATTAAAACACCGGGTTCCATAGTTGGATAAAAAATAAAAAGATATAAAAAAAAAGATTATGTACCTCTGGGTTTCGCCGTCCGGCGGTACAAAATTTGTCTCCTTTACTTCCGTCTTCTTTGCACCATGTATGCAATTGCTAATAGGCTGACAATGGTTAAAAACGATCCAAAACCTGGTTCTTCTGGTGTTGGTGTTTCTTTTTCTTCTCTCTTCTCTCGAAGATACTTTTCAAGCGCAGCTTTGCACTCTTCTTCGGTCTCAAAGGTACGCAAGCCTTTGTACATGTACATGCCGCAGAACTCCTTCTGTTGGCATTTTTGACTTTCTTCATCGAAATACCACAGAGTTTTGCATTCTTCAGTCGCTTTAGTCGCGGTTGCAGTCGCAGTCGCAGCTGGTGAACTCCCGGGCTCATACCAATCCGGGAGTACAAAATCAGTTTCTTTTATGCTGTCAGGCCACACTATCTTCGGTCTCGTCTCTCCCACGGATTCATTCCAGATCAACTGCTCCATGTAAAGCGCGAATTTACTCTCCCTATAATCTGACGAAAAGTTTATCACACCGTTCTGCATCACCTCTACAATCTGCGGCATCTCGAGCTCAGCCAATGAAGCCCTGACCTTTTCCTTATCCAAAGTACCTGCGTTCTTAATCGCTTCCGCCGCGATGTAAACACCCTCGTATGTCGATGCCCCCATCATACTCGGGGATGTACCCCACCTGTTCTTAAAGTCCTCCCTGAATTTTTCGACTACTTCATGGATTGGTCCTGAGGGAATAGCATAAGGACTAAATCTGCTCTCCTGTATAGAGTATTCTCCCCATCTCCCCACCCCGGTATAATAATCAGGGTCGTCATTACACTCGACAGAGAGGTAAATAGTATTCATACCAACGTCCTTCCTCCCCTGGGTTACTATGAGCGTCTGCTCGTTAAGGAATGCAGCAACATAAACAACATCCGGTTTAGACTCCTTTATTACCGTTAACACAGTCCTGAAATCCGTCTCGCTCATCTTAAATTTCTCTGCTGAAACTATCTCCATGTTGAGGTTGTGTTTCTCTATTGCCTTTCTGATACCCTCGTAAACGCCTTCGCCATATTTGCTGTCCTGGTATAGAACCCCTAACCTGAGAGGTCTGTCCTCTGAAAAATTGAACCGCTCATATATTTCGGGCTTTACTACTTCATTGACAAAAAGCAAAGTCGCTTCTGGATAGTCGTCTGTTGTAGGACAGTGATGGAAGAAGTAGGATGTATCTATATCGGTTCTCCTCGTTACTATGGGGGAAGACGCTCCGGTGATTATGAAAGGCACTTTGTGTTCCGCTGCAACGACCTGGTCAGCATACGTTATGCCGCTCGAAAAACCACCGATCAATAAGTCTACCTTATCTTCCGTAATGAGCTTCGTTACTGCTTTAACACCGCTTTCCCTGCTCGTTTCCGTGTCTCCTTTAACAAGTGTGATCGGTACATAAACGCCCCCAACATCAACTCCGCCCTTAGCGTTTATCTGCTCCGCCGCCAATACCGCAGACTGCCACATATCGGTCCCTGTTGTACTCGCTCCACCAGTCAGAGGTGCGACAACCCCTATCTTTATCTCTTCTACTCCGGGCTCTTTCGATTGCCCCACACTGCCTGCAAACACAAGCAAGACTGAAACCACTAACACAGCAAATAAAATCCCGTACTTCTTGTTCATCTTCATATCAAACACCTCACAAGTTTTCTATTGTCACCACTAAGATTTGAGCGGCTATTTAAACTTTTCTATTTTTCTCGATAACTACCCTGACTATGGCAGACTAACCGCGGAGTATACGGCATCCGGCACCGGCACGGGAACGCAGAGGATGCAAAGAGTAATCTTTATTCTTTACAAACTAAAATCATAGTTATCATGGTTATATTACTAAACTAAGCTATAAGGGGGCACAAGAATGGAGGCAAAAAACAAAATTTTCGATGCTATAATTAAACGTGTTAGAGAAGAACCCTATGCAAAGAAACTGGGAATGGAACTGATAGAATTGGATGAGGGGTACTCAAAAGTTAAAATGACTTTTAAAGAGGATATGGAGAATATATTTGGTATGGTGCATGGGGGGGCGATATTTTCGCTGATTGATGAGGCATTTGAGACGGCTGCGAACACACATGGAACCGCGGCGGTTGCACTTAGTATGAATATCACGTATATAAAACCCGTTTCGGCAGGAGACGTCTTATATGCGGAAGCGAAAGAGATGAGCTTATCCGGCAGAATTGGAACGTACGTTATCAACGTCGAAAATGAGAGAGGCGACCTGATCGCCCTTTGTCAAGCTCTGGTTTACAGAAAAAAGCATGAGTTACCCTTCTTGTAATGCTATTAGATGCATTAGAATTAGTTTTGGAATTTGGAATTTTCACCATCAAGAGACCGTCTTGCGGTTTATTCTTCTCTCCCCTGAAATATATTTATGCTAACCTATACAACAATTATAGCTAATAGCCATGCCTTTCTGGGATAAACATATCGAGACGCTGCCCCGGGATGAACTTGAGGATTTACAGGTTAAGCGGCTGAAGGACACGGTTGCCCGATGCAGGAAGTCCATCTTCTACCGAAAACGGTTGAAGGACGTGGATGAA
The sequence above is drawn from the Methanophagales archaeon genome and encodes:
- a CDS encoding branched-chain amino acid ABC transporter permease, translated to MNMNMKTWTGIISLILAFLIPLIFGINQYLLTVLIIMLVFIIYSSAWNLLALSGQASLGHAAFFGIGGYVSAIVANTLGMPPIAAIPVGGLFAAFIGVLIGLTCIRMREWFLAMVTFGFAIIAHTITTELSWLTGGWDGIPAKRLIPVTITNYIMYEYYVILLIAVAAVVIIYLITKSKVGLALQAIRENELEAKVMGINVIKYKLMAFAVSAFFTGIAGALEIHHFGYITPEVYGMDISFWPILYSISGGLFTVSGPILGTIVITFIWEVLRAFGLMYERFILIGVILVLIVIFLPKGLVSVPEKIKSRLQL
- a CDS encoding branched-chain amino acid ABC transporter permease encodes the protein MVWGLYAGCIYILLAIGLNLIFGVMKVVNFAHGELLMLGAYAAFWIYTLSGVNPYLIIVLAMILLGIIGVFIERLCFRPIKGTGKLNEIFLSLGLIYLFQNLAALLWTTDSRSIHSPYSNVSVSVGSVRLPLDYIIIILFTIVFLIAFQLFMKRTTIGRAMRATSQNRDAAALMGINVERMDMLSFALGSALAAAAGSLWLISGQIVDPYMGSIPAIKAFAVVIIGGLGSIPGAIVAGLTLGIAENVVPLFMQSFAGLLGVSMSFTAWKDTIAFFILIIVLVIKPTGIFGEKGE
- a CDS encoding ABC transporter substrate-binding protein; translation: MNKKYGILFAVLVVSVLLVFAGSVGQSKEPGVEEIKIGVVAPLTGGASTTGTDMWQSAVLAAEQINAKGGVDVGGVYVPITLVKGDTETSRESGVKAVTKLITEDKVDLLIGGFSSGITYADQVVAAEHKVPFIITGASSPIVTRRTDIDTSYFFHHCPTTDDYPEATLLFVNEVVKPEIYERFNFSEDRPLRLGVLYQDSKYGEGVYEGIRKAIEKHNLNMEIVSAEKFKMSETDFRTVLTVIKESKPDVVYVAAFLNEQTLIVTQGRKDVGMNTIYLSVECNDDPDYYTGVGRWGEYSIQESRFSPYAIPSGPIHEVVEKFREDFKNRWGTSPSMMGASTYEGVYIAAEAIKNAGTLDKEKVRASLAELEMPQIVEVMQNGVINFSSDYRESKFALYMEQLIWNESVGETRPKIVWPDSIKETDFVLPDWYEPGSSPAATATATATKATEECKTLWYFDEESQKCQQKEFCGMYMYKGLRTFETEEECKAALEKYLREKREEKETPTPEEPGFGSFLTIVSLLAIAYMVQRRRK
- a CDS encoding hotdog fold thioesterase; the protein is MEAKNKIFDAIIKRVREEPYAKKLGMELIELDEGYSKVKMTFKEDMENIFGMVHGGAIFSLIDEAFETAANTHGTAAVALSMNITYIKPVSAGDVLYAEAKEMSLSGRIGTYVINVENERGDLIALCQALVYRKKHELPFL